The following proteins are co-located in the Thermus tengchongensis genome:
- the fba gene encoding class II fructose-1,6-bisphosphate aldolase, giving the protein MPLVIGKEVLDKARREGYAVPSFNTNNLEITQAILEVADELRAPVFIQVSDGARKYAGMENLANLVKDMASRTKVPVVLHLDHGADFKMVMQALRAGFTSVMIDASHHPFEENVAETKKVVEAAHAVGVSVEAELGRLQGIEDNIQVSEAEAFLTDPEEAERFVAETGIDYLAIAIGTSHGAYKGKGRPYIDHKRLEEISKRVSIPLVLHGASGVPNWLKEKLLATGAELKEATGIHDEDIKKAIPNGIAKINIDTDLRLAMTLGIREVVLGNPKEFDPRKIIGKGREYLKQVIREKFELMGTVGRA; this is encoded by the coding sequence ATGCCCTTGGTGATAGGTAAGGAGGTTTTGGACAAGGCGCGGCGCGAAGGCTATGCGGTTCCCAGCTTCAACACCAACAACCTGGAGATCACCCAGGCCATCCTCGAGGTGGCCGATGAACTGAGGGCCCCGGTCTTCATCCAGGTTTCCGACGGGGCCCGGAAGTACGCCGGGATGGAGAACTTGGCCAACCTGGTGAAGGACATGGCCAGCCGCACCAAGGTGCCCGTGGTCCTCCACCTGGACCATGGGGCCGATTTCAAGATGGTGATGCAGGCCCTGAGGGCGGGCTTCACCAGCGTGATGATCGACGCCAGCCACCACCCCTTTGAGGAGAACGTGGCCGAGACCAAGAAGGTGGTGGAGGCGGCCCACGCGGTGGGGGTGAGCGTGGAGGCGGAGCTGGGGCGGCTTCAGGGCATTGAGGACAACATCCAGGTGTCCGAGGCGGAGGCCTTCCTCACCGACCCCGAGGAGGCGGAGCGCTTTGTGGCGGAAACGGGCATCGACTACCTGGCCATCGCCATCGGCACCAGCCACGGGGCCTACAAGGGTAAGGGCCGGCCCTACATCGACCACAAGCGCCTCGAGGAGATCAGCAAGCGGGTTTCCATCCCCTTGGTGCTCCACGGGGCCAGCGGGGTGCCCAACTGGCTTAAGGAGAAGCTCCTGGCCACAGGGGCCGAACTCAAGGAGGCCACGGGCATCCACGACGAGGACATCAAGAAGGCCATCCCCAACGGCATCGCCAAGATCAACATCGACACCGACCTGCGCCTGGCCATGACCCTGGGCATCCGCGAGGTGGTGCTGGGGAACCCCAAGGAATTCGACCCCCGGAAGATCATCGGCAAGGGGAGGGAGTACCTGAAGCAGGTGATCCGGGAGAAGTTCGAGCTGATGGGGACCGTGGGCCGGGCCTAA
- a CDS encoding DJ-1/PfpI family protein, with product MLAILLLPEFSELEAALALEAAKRLGLPAYTVAKGRKGTPALAGSVWTPTYAFPAAPPPEVLLIPGAKRPGRMARDPSYMAFVEEMWEGLEAVFLGFNAHLFLAEVGRLPPRVAATAEVAQALAKQGYQVADGSFHREAKVYTTLGGLSLLKALEDWAQKAIEL from the coding sequence GTGCTAGCCATCTTGCTCCTCCCCGAGTTCTCCGAGCTGGAGGCGGCCCTAGCCCTCGAGGCGGCCAAGCGCCTAGGCCTTCCCGCCTATACCGTGGCCAAGGGCCGCAAGGGAACCCCGGCCCTGGCAGGCTCCGTTTGGACTCCCACCTACGCCTTCCCCGCAGCCCCACCCCCGGAAGTCCTCCTCATCCCGGGGGCCAAAAGGCCAGGCCGGATGGCCCGGGATCCCTCCTATATGGCCTTTGTGGAGGAGATGTGGGAGGGATTAGAGGCGGTGTTTTTGGGCTTCAACGCCCACCTCTTCCTGGCGGAGGTGGGCCGGTTGCCTCCCCGGGTGGCGGCCACGGCCGAGGTGGCCCAGGCCTTGGCCAAGCAGGGCTACCAGGTGGCGGATGGTTCCTTCCACCGGGAGGCCAAGGTCTATACCACCCTGGGGGGATTGTCCCTGCTTAAGGCTTTAGAAGATTGGGCGCAAAAAGCGATTGAACTTTGA
- a CDS encoding NAD(P)H-dependent flavin oxidoreductase has translation METAITRMLGIRYPIVAAPMFLVSGARLLQAVAEAGAIGVIPSLNFRTHAAFREFLEHFPQGVPFGVNLILKDNPRLGEDLEAVAERKVPLVVTSLGDPTPVVERVKAYGGVVWCDVVGLRHGRKAVEAGADALVAVAAGAGGHAGMVSPFVLGPWLKEELGVPVLIAGGIATGRQLLAALALGDGAYIGTRFIATLESEAPLEYKEALLRATPEDIQYTPEVTGVPANFLRESLERFRQGGGKAWKEVYSAGHGVAFIREIPSAKEVVARLVAEYQEAKQALP, from the coding sequence ATGGAAACCGCCATCACCCGCATGCTGGGCATCCGCTACCCCATCGTGGCTGCCCCCATGTTCCTGGTTTCCGGAGCCAGGCTCCTTCAGGCGGTGGCCGAGGCCGGGGCCATTGGGGTCATTCCCAGCCTCAACTTCCGCACCCACGCCGCCTTCCGGGAGTTCCTGGAGCACTTTCCCCAAGGGGTGCCCTTCGGGGTGAACCTCATCCTGAAAGACAACCCGCGCCTAGGGGAGGACCTCGAGGCCGTGGCCGAGCGCAAGGTGCCCCTGGTGGTCACCTCCTTGGGCGATCCCACCCCGGTGGTGGAGCGGGTCAAGGCCTACGGCGGGGTGGTCTGGTGCGACGTGGTGGGCCTGCGCCACGGCAGAAAGGCGGTGGAAGCCGGGGCCGATGCCCTGGTGGCGGTGGCCGCGGGGGCCGGGGGGCATGCCGGGATGGTGAGCCCCTTTGTCCTCGGGCCCTGGCTCAAGGAGGAGCTGGGCGTACCTGTGCTCATCGCGGGGGGTATCGCCACCGGCCGCCAGCTTCTGGCGGCCTTGGCCCTGGGGGACGGGGCTTACATCGGCACCCGCTTCATCGCCACCTTGGAGTCGGAGGCGCCTTTGGAGTACAAGGAGGCCCTCCTCCGGGCCACCCCTGAGGACATCCAGTACACCCCCGAGGTGACCGGGGTGCCCGCCAACTTCCTCCGGGAGTCCTTAGAGCGCTTCCGCCAGGGCGGGGGCAAGGCCTGGAAGGAGGTTTACTCCGCTGGACACGGGGTGGCCTTCATCCGGGAGATCCCCTCGGCCAAGGAGGTGGTGGCCCGGCTGGTGGCCGAGTACCAGGAGGCCAAGCAAGCTCTGCCCTGA
- a CDS encoding glycosyltransferase family 2 protein — translation MNLLLDFLFLYQVVILWYFALLNLFYALFAFFGLGMVARYARELSELSLKDLLEREAYLPVSILVPTYNEEKTIAHSVRSFLSLHYPEFEVIVVADGPKDRTLEVLKEAFRLVEVEWVYRRALFTKPVRAVYRSLIYPNLIVVDKENGGKADALNAGLNLARYPLFCAVDADSLLDAQALLRASRLFLEDERVLAVGGTVRPLNGAVVREGVVEAMRLPQGFLEKMQVLEYARAFFLGRAGWSAMGALLIISGAFGLFRREEVLRVGGYRTDTVGEDMELVVRLHRRAREERRPYRILYTPDPICYTEVPADWKTLRRQRNRWHRGLWEVLWFHRGMLFNPRYGRLGLLAMPYFLLFEALAPVVEVLGYLLLPVFYLLGLLSLEFALLFLLLAVGYGILLSQLGVGMETLLLKRYPRFTDRLALLFLALLEALGYRQLLALERFLASFQVWRKRGVWGEMRRKGLDSP, via the coding sequence GTGAACCTTCTCCTGGACTTTTTGTTCTTGTACCAGGTGGTGATCCTGTGGTATTTTGCCCTCCTGAACCTCTTTTATGCCCTCTTCGCCTTCTTCGGCCTAGGGATGGTGGCCCGCTACGCCCGGGAGCTTTCCGAGCTCTCCCTGAAGGACCTTTTGGAACGGGAGGCTTACCTGCCGGTGTCCATCCTGGTGCCCACCTACAACGAGGAGAAGACCATCGCCCACTCGGTGCGCTCCTTTTTGAGCCTGCACTACCCGGAGTTTGAGGTGATCGTGGTGGCGGATGGGCCCAAGGACCGTACCCTGGAGGTGCTCAAGGAGGCCTTCCGCCTGGTGGAGGTGGAATGGGTCTACCGCCGGGCGCTTTTCACCAAGCCCGTGCGGGCGGTTTACCGCTCCCTGATCTATCCCAACCTCATCGTGGTGGACAAGGAGAATGGGGGCAAGGCCGACGCCCTAAACGCCGGCCTCAACCTGGCCCGCTACCCCCTCTTCTGCGCGGTGGATGCGGATAGCCTCCTGGACGCCCAGGCCCTCCTGCGGGCCAGCCGCCTCTTCCTGGAGGACGAGCGGGTGCTGGCCGTGGGGGGGACTGTCCGGCCCCTGAACGGCGCCGTGGTCCGGGAGGGGGTGGTGGAGGCGATGCGCCTGCCCCAGGGCTTTTTGGAGAAGATGCAGGTCCTGGAGTACGCCCGGGCCTTCTTCCTGGGCCGGGCGGGGTGGAGCGCCATGGGGGCCTTGCTCATCATCTCCGGGGCCTTTGGCCTTTTCCGGCGGGAGGAGGTCTTGAGGGTAGGGGGGTACCGCACGGACACCGTGGGGGAGGACATGGAGCTGGTGGTGCGCCTCCACCGCCGGGCCCGGGAGGAGAGGCGGCCTTACCGCATCCTCTACACCCCTGATCCCATCTGCTACACCGAGGTGCCGGCGGACTGGAAAACCCTCCGCCGTCAGCGCAACCGCTGGCACCGGGGGCTTTGGGAGGTGCTCTGGTTCCACCGGGGCATGCTCTTCAACCCCCGCTACGGGCGCCTGGGCCTTTTGGCCATGCCCTATTTCCTGCTCTTCGAGGCCTTGGCCCCGGTGGTGGAGGTGTTGGGCTACCTGCTGTTGCCCGTTTTCTACCTCCTGGGCCTCCTCAGCCTCGAGTTCGCCCTTCTCTTCCTGCTCCTGGCCGTGGGCTACGGCATCCTCCTCTCCCAGCTGGGGGTGGGGATGGAAACCCTCCTGCTCAAGCGGTATCCCAGGTTCACCGACCGCTTGGCTCTCCTCTTCTTGGCCTTGCTGGAGGCCCTGGGTTACCGCCAGCTCCTCGCCCTGGAGCGCTTCCTGGCCAGCTTCCAGGTCTGGCGCAAGCGGGGGGTGTGGGGAGAGATGCGCCGGAAGGGCCTGGACTCCCCCTAG
- a CDS encoding TetR/AcrR family transcriptional regulator gives MTVREYQKKRRRERIFQAAMALFRQQGFRETTATDIAKAAHVSRGTFFNYYPYKEAVLLEYGSLLLADLRGEVRRRLAQGEDPLALLRYLFGRLAAFTQAEKDLLLPLLYELLNPDPIRAKAAFMALPLGDLIAEVLKPLRDKGVVRQDLSLERMGRTLADLYFLAALRWAAYTPNRDFGGEVEKSLSLALEGILARSQPAQVSRKSPKAKA, from the coding sequence ATGACCGTGAGGGAGTATCAGAAAAAGCGGCGCCGGGAGCGCATCTTTCAGGCGGCCATGGCCCTTTTTCGCCAGCAGGGCTTCCGGGAAACCACCGCCACCGACATCGCCAAGGCCGCCCATGTGTCCCGGGGTACCTTCTTCAACTACTACCCCTACAAGGAGGCGGTACTCCTGGAGTACGGAAGTCTCCTGTTGGCGGACCTTCGGGGTGAGGTTAGGCGTCGGCTTGCCCAGGGGGAGGATCCCCTGGCCCTTTTGCGCTACCTCTTCGGGAGGCTTGCGGCCTTTACCCAGGCGGAGAAGGATCTCCTCTTGCCTCTCCTCTATGAGCTGTTAAACCCTGACCCCATCCGGGCCAAGGCGGCCTTCATGGCCCTGCCTTTGGGGGACCTGATCGCCGAGGTCCTAAAGCCTTTGCGGGATAAGGGGGTGGTGCGGCAGGACCTTTCCTTGGAACGCATGGGCCGCACCTTGGCCGATCTTTACTTCCTTGCCGCCTTGCGCTGGGCGGCCTATACCCCTAACCGGGACTTCGGGGGGGAGGTGGAGAAATCCTTGTCCTTGGCCCTGGAGGGGATCCTGGCCCGCAGCCAGCCCGCCCAGGTTTCCAGGAAATCCCCCAAAGCCAAGGCTTAA
- the rpe gene encoding ribulose-phosphate 3-epimerase, translating into MLKFAPSILTADLARLKDQIQEAEAAGVDWIHLDVMDGVFVPNLTFGPLLVEAVRRVTSLPLDVHLMIVQPERYLEDFARAGADVITVHFEATPHAHRAVQKVKELGKKAGLALNPATPLEAFEPLLPELDLALLMSVNPGFGGQKYIPTSTGRLRRLKEMRDRLNPSCLIEVDGGVNRDTVAEVYRAGADVAVAGSALFNKRPVADNLKELKEVLYALGDR; encoded by the coding sequence ATGCTCAAGTTTGCACCCTCCATCCTCACGGCGGACCTGGCGAGGCTGAAGGACCAGATTCAGGAGGCCGAGGCGGCAGGGGTGGACTGGATCCACCTGGACGTGATGGATGGGGTGTTCGTTCCCAACCTTACCTTCGGGCCCCTCCTGGTGGAGGCGGTGCGGCGGGTGACCTCCCTGCCCCTAGATGTGCACCTGATGATCGTGCAGCCGGAGAGGTACCTGGAGGACTTCGCCCGTGCGGGGGCGGACGTGATCACCGTCCACTTCGAGGCCACCCCGCACGCCCACCGGGCGGTGCAGAAGGTGAAGGAGCTGGGGAAGAAGGCGGGTCTGGCCCTCAACCCCGCCACCCCCCTCGAGGCCTTTGAACCCCTCTTGCCCGAGCTGGACCTGGCCCTCCTCATGAGCGTGAACCCGGGGTTTGGAGGACAGAAATACATTCCCACCTCCACGGGAAGGCTTCGCCGGCTCAAGGAGATGCGGGATAGGCTGAACCCCTCTTGCCTCATTGAAGTGGATGGGGGGGTGAACCGGGATACCGTGGCCGAGGTGTACCGGGCGGGTGCGGACGTGGCCGTGGCGGGAAGCGCCCTTTTCAACAAGCGGCCCGTGGCTGATAACCTTAAGGAGCTGAAGGAGGTGCTTTATGCCCTTGGTGATAGGTAA
- a CDS encoding response regulator transcription factor encodes MRVLVVEDDFAVAKVLELALRRAGHEVVLARDFLGGLEALGQDWDAIVLDLNLPGGFGLDLLRHLRQELKRTTPVLVLSGLKQERTVVEALQLGAQDYLTKPFSPQELVLRLERYVAAR; translated from the coding sequence GTGAGGGTCCTTGTGGTGGAGGATGATTTCGCCGTGGCCAAGGTACTAGAGCTGGCCCTACGTCGCGCGGGCCACGAGGTGGTCCTGGCCCGGGACTTCCTGGGGGGCCTCGAGGCGCTGGGCCAGGACTGGGACGCCATCGTCCTGGACCTGAACCTCCCCGGGGGGTTTGGCCTGGACCTCCTCCGCCACCTGCGCCAGGAGCTGAAGCGGACCACCCCGGTTCTTGTCCTTTCCGGGCTCAAGCAGGAGCGCACCGTGGTGGAGGCCCTGCAGCTGGGGGCCCAAGACTACCTCACCAAGCCCTTTAGCCCCCAGGAGCTGGTCCTCCGGCTGGAGCGGTATGTGGCGGCGCGGTGA
- a CDS encoding ATP-binding protein, giving the protein MVQPHLPADLGFLGHLLQRYPVRLVFRGEVLPEGPVRGEKLLEEGELALYWEGPPPSKEVRETLGLLLGAFREVLELRERELALLKSQEEGSRLLGLLLHEIKNPLMSVLGALELALETEGLPEEAKELLGIAEKSARRIQELLQKAREYLRLGQGVRLKSERVDLKELLRQVAEELRPVARRKRVSLRLVLPRREAWVYGDREWLYQAVLNVVNNGVKYTPEGGRVVLRLLVGQDQYGVAVSDTGPGIPEEEQAKVFEPFYRASTRGEVEGTGLGLALVKRVLEAHGGEVRLRSRVGRGSTFFLLLPRPKPGQRAPVGRLLLLMVALIALARLPIFPAPLGSKAFGEVPAGEVVRLRGLELAFSPEAKGEAQRWRSLWGGGERVRVALEAGGVEAVREGQVPLALITPEGEVRPTGTHLRLSREEAARVSLYRGKVALGQEPLPAGEGAVLGKGVRRKLLAAPLVRPVPGPEGEVVFRLLGPEGTRAFRVEVRSGEAVVLSAKVEGNLFRYLPQEDRLSQVRAMALDEVGLEGYPSDPVPFRERRSFYEGRRRLPQDPAGAEAYLRKAVDAFPDDAEAMGELAFALYLQGRYAEAKPLFERSLALLDSPDTRVRYGRLLYHMGRYAEAEESYRRVLAQDPGNLDARWGLAEVVLALGRAKEAEVLARQVLAVAPDYPLGRFTLAKALLEQGRVEEAKGLLQEELRFRSDPEVAALLRSLSREP; this is encoded by the coding sequence ATGGTCCAACCCCACTTGCCCGCCGACCTGGGGTTTCTCGGGCACCTGCTCCAGCGCTACCCGGTGCGTTTGGTGTTCCGGGGAGAGGTGCTTCCCGAGGGCCCGGTGCGGGGGGAGAAGCTCTTGGAGGAGGGGGAGCTGGCCCTTTACTGGGAAGGTCCTCCCCCGTCCAAGGAGGTCCGGGAGACCCTTGGCCTCCTCCTGGGGGCCTTCCGGGAGGTCTTGGAGCTTAGGGAGCGGGAGCTCGCCCTCCTGAAGAGCCAGGAGGAGGGGAGCCGGCTTTTGGGGCTTCTTCTTCACGAGATCAAGAACCCCTTGATGAGCGTACTGGGTGCTTTGGAGCTGGCCTTAGAGACCGAGGGGTTGCCGGAGGAGGCCAAGGAGCTCCTGGGCATAGCGGAGAAGAGTGCCCGGCGCATCCAGGAGCTCTTGCAGAAGGCGCGGGAGTACCTGCGCCTGGGGCAGGGGGTGCGGCTCAAGAGCGAGCGGGTGGACCTGAAGGAGCTTCTGCGCCAGGTGGCAGAGGAGCTGAGGCCCGTGGCGCGGCGGAAACGGGTTTCCCTACGGCTGGTCTTGCCCCGGCGGGAGGCTTGGGTGTACGGGGACCGGGAGTGGCTGTATCAGGCGGTCCTCAACGTGGTCAACAACGGGGTGAAGTACACGCCCGAGGGGGGGCGGGTGGTCCTGCGCCTTCTGGTGGGCCAGGACCAGTATGGGGTGGCGGTGTCCGACACCGGTCCCGGCATCCCCGAGGAGGAGCAGGCCAAGGTCTTTGAGCCCTTTTACCGGGCTTCCACCCGCGGGGAGGTGGAGGGGACCGGCTTGGGCTTGGCCTTGGTGAAGCGGGTCCTCGAGGCCCACGGGGGGGAGGTGCGCCTAAGAAGCCGTGTGGGCCGGGGAAGCACCTTTTTCCTCCTCCTCCCAAGGCCCAAGCCCGGCCAGCGGGCCCCGGTGGGCCGGCTTCTCCTCCTCATGGTGGCCCTCATCGCCCTGGCCCGCCTGCCCATCTTCCCTGCTCCCTTGGGTTCCAAGGCCTTCGGGGAGGTGCCGGCAGGGGAGGTGGTGCGGCTTAGGGGCCTGGAGCTGGCCTTCAGCCCCGAGGCCAAAGGGGAGGCCCAGCGCTGGCGGAGCCTCTGGGGCGGAGGGGAGCGGGTTCGGGTGGCGCTGGAAGCGGGCGGGGTGGAGGCGGTGCGGGAGGGGCAGGTGCCCCTGGCCCTCATCACCCCGGAAGGGGAGGTGCGGCCCACGGGCACCCACCTGCGCCTTTCCCGGGAGGAGGCCGCCCGGGTTTCCCTCTACCGGGGGAAGGTGGCCCTGGGCCAGGAGCCCCTGCCCGCCGGGGAGGGGGCGGTCTTGGGTAAAGGGGTGAGGCGGAAGCTTCTTGCTGCCCCCTTGGTGCGTCCGGTGCCGGGTCCTGAGGGGGAGGTGGTTTTCCGCCTCTTAGGCCCCGAGGGGACCCGGGCCTTCCGGGTGGAGGTGCGGAGCGGGGAGGCGGTGGTCCTTTCCGCCAAGGTGGAGGGCAACCTGTTCCGCTACTTGCCCCAGGAGGACCGCCTGAGCCAGGTGCGGGCCATGGCCCTGGACGAGGTGGGCCTCGAGGGCTACCCCTCGGACCCCGTGCCCTTCCGGGAGCGGAGAAGCTTCTACGAAGGCCGGAGGCGGCTTCCCCAGGACCCTGCGGGGGCGGAGGCCTACCTGCGGAAGGCGGTGGACGCCTTCCCCGACGACGCCGAGGCCATGGGGGAGCTGGCCTTCGCCCTCTACCTCCAGGGCCGCTACGCCGAGGCCAAACCCCTGTTTGAACGCTCTTTGGCCCTTCTGGATAGCCCCGACACCCGGGTGCGCTACGGTAGGCTCCTTTACCACATGGGTCGCTATGCGGAGGCGGAGGAAAGCTACCGCCGGGTGCTGGCCCAGGACCCTGGCAACCTGGACGCCCGCTGGGGCCTGGCGGAGGTGGTCTTGGCCTTGGGCCGGGCCAAGGAGGCGGAGGTTTTGGCGCGGCAGGTCCTGGCCGTGGCCCCGGACTATCCCTTGGGCCGTTTCACCCTGGCCAAGGCCCTCTTGGAGCAGGGCCGGGTGGAGGAGGCCAAGGGGCTTTTGCAGGAGGAGCTGCGCTTCCGGTCCGATCCAGAGGTGGCTGCCCTTCTGAGGTCCCTTTCCCGGGAGCCTTAG
- a CDS encoding cupin domain-containing protein, with translation MEIRDLKSLARFSPEKMAKIPVFESERMFFDLYALLPGQAQKVHAHEGSDKVYYVLEGEVVVRIGEEEALLVPGMAALARAGEAHGVRNESANPALLLVVMAPKP, from the coding sequence ATGGAGATCAGGGACCTGAAAAGCCTGGCCCGCTTCAGCCCGGAGAAGATGGCCAAGATCCCGGTGTTTGAGTCCGAGCGCATGTTCTTTGATCTCTACGCCCTCCTCCCGGGGCAGGCGCAGAAGGTGCACGCCCACGAGGGCTCGGACAAGGTCTACTATGTCCTGGAAGGGGAGGTGGTGGTGAGGATTGGGGAGGAGGAGGCCCTTTTGGTTCCAGGGATGGCGGCTTTAGCCCGGGCGGGGGAGGCCCACGGGGTGCGCAACGAGTCCGCCAACCCCGCCCTCCTCCTGGTGGTCATGGCCCCTAAGCCCTGA
- a CDS encoding HEAT repeat domain-containing protein, translating into MWRRGERLYALLVVLVVLLEALALGGLVGAFSGRIFNLVGSPVAYRALFQALVLTGLALIVLSAYIMLYHAYTASKERLDRKAYEEWLDRFTEALFNHGPPPPLPWPRPALEALLNLREMLKGEFSERIADWLRQVYPRWIRLLKSRWASRPARLEALDALAQARLPETLEAILPYLSHRDPVLRLGAARAGARVAQGEGLGRLAEALLEAGLPRGALLEVLLLLEERAMPVLEAFLSRGGREAVWAALEAIGRLKLVALAERVLSFLDHPDAELKAAAMRALYRMHYPPKGYEGLLLAALKDEQEFLRVHAARLMALLGSELAQRALWKALSDPSFYVRRAAAEGLLLMNRGFLARAAEGHPDPFGRAMAQQVLREAA; encoded by the coding sequence ATGTGGCGGCGCGGTGAGCGGCTTTATGCCCTCCTGGTGGTTCTGGTGGTGCTCCTGGAGGCCTTGGCCCTTGGGGGCCTGGTGGGGGCCTTCTCGGGGCGGATTTTTAACCTGGTCGGCTCCCCAGTGGCCTACCGGGCCCTTTTCCAGGCCCTGGTCCTTACAGGGCTGGCCCTCATTGTCCTTTCCGCTTACATCATGCTCTACCACGCCTACACCGCCAGCAAGGAGCGCTTGGACCGCAAAGCTTACGAGGAGTGGCTGGACCGGTTCACCGAGGCTCTCTTCAACCATGGGCCGCCTCCGCCCCTTCCCTGGCCCCGTCCGGCCCTCGAGGCCCTTTTGAACCTTCGGGAGATGCTCAAGGGGGAGTTCTCCGAGCGGATAGCCGACTGGCTCCGCCAGGTTTATCCCCGCTGGATCCGCCTTCTGAAAAGCCGGTGGGCCTCCCGGCCTGCCCGGCTGGAGGCTTTGGATGCCCTGGCCCAGGCCCGTTTGCCGGAAACCTTGGAGGCCATCCTCCCCTACCTTTCCCATCGGGATCCCGTGCTGCGCCTGGGGGCGGCCCGGGCGGGGGCCCGGGTGGCCCAGGGGGAGGGGCTTGGACGGCTGGCGGAGGCTCTTCTGGAGGCGGGCCTACCCCGTGGGGCCCTCCTGGAGGTGCTCCTCCTCCTGGAGGAACGGGCGATGCCTGTGTTGGAGGCCTTCCTCTCCCGGGGTGGAAGGGAAGCGGTGTGGGCCGCTCTGGAGGCCATTGGCCGGCTTAAACTTGTTGCTTTGGCGGAGAGGGTGCTTTCCTTCTTGGATCATCCGGATGCGGAGCTTAAGGCTGCCGCCATGCGCGCCCTTTACCGCATGCACTACCCACCCAAGGGGTACGAGGGGCTTTTGCTGGCGGCCCTGAAGGACGAGCAGGAGTTCTTGCGGGTCCACGCCGCCCGGCTCATGGCCCTTCTTGGGAGCGAGCTGGCCCAGAGGGCGTTGTGGAAGGCGCTTTCTGACCCTTCCTTTTACGTGCGCCGGGCGGCGGCGGAAGGGCTTTTGCTGATGAATAGGGGATTCCTGGCCCGGGCGGCGGAGGGCCACCCCGACCCCTTTGGCCGGGCCATGGCCCAGCAGGTGTTGCGGGAGGCGGCGTGA